The sequence taaaaataaaattccatttttccatattttacttaaaaatggacttagttttttctgcggggaaacattacattcactctgtggttaaagtttttagaattttaataactttcttaaactatccttggtttgtaccaaaattggacagaagcttgtttatgatcataagagaGTATCCAGgggtaaattttgtgaaaaaataaatccatttgttctgtattttacttttaaatggtcttagattttctttcagttaacattaaatacagtctgcagttaaagttttcaaaacatttattagattcattaactatcctagatgcgtaccaaacttggacagaagcttcttacaatcaaaatatagtttcaagaggaatatttttattgatttttgttgaGCCGGCGATTTACAgaaaaagtaggcgagacactgggttccacgAAACCCTtacaattgttttcatttttacctGCTTTTGAAAATTACAGGTTTCCTGTTCCTTTttagccaaggctccatgttgaaggctgtactttgacctataaatgtttatttttcatacattgtgacttggatggagagtttccTGTAATGCTAATGTGCCAAGCtcattcatgaaattttaaagaattttattacattgtaaACTTATACATTTTCCAAGCTTCAATGCATCATTTCTTTGCATTTATTAGAATAGAATAGTTTCtgtgtatttgttttgctttaacCCCTTCATCCCATGCATCTGCGTCGCACATGAATTGATCACAATGAATTGATCACAATGAATGTTATGAATATAGTTTTCGGAAGCATGGTCTTACAAGTCTAAACCCAGGggaaaaattctaaagaaccaATGCAGTTGAAGCGTTAGTAGATATGCAAATAATATAAGATTTGTAAGTTAGTTTCAGCCCTAAATGAGCCATATACTTCAGCAATTTCACATATCTTTGCTTCATTATTATTGCAGGTAGAACATTGATACGAATGAATGATATTAAATTAGAGAGACTAGGCATAACATCAGCTGATCACAGgtaaaacattgttaataaaGTCAAGTTAAATTGAGACATTCTTTGGTCACATCATAGGTAAAAGATTAATGATAGAGTTACAATGGTAATGTATGTATTACACATTAGCTGGTAACTGGTTAATACCATGGTAAATTAATGAAACAGTATATTACAGGaaaaatgtttatacatgtacatgtgtaatCATTGATTGAATATAGTTGCTTtacagcatatatatatatataaatcacaagaactacatacatgtagaaaaataaaaaatgtatacactGAAATCAAATCAGTATTTACAGGCATGACAAAAAAGTTTGAGCAAGCTAATTTCATGATAGTTCAAGGGGAAGTAATTACATCTAATGTACGTCAAGTGTTACAAAGTATGATAAAATGTCCATAAATTCTTGAAAATCAGATACTTTTACCAATATAACCATGTTTTAAAGAAGTGTCAAAGAGATAGTTACAGACAATTGTCTTCTTCAAGTTACACATATTAGATCTACTGAATGTAAAGTACTGGTATGGACTTCcattaatttttctaaaattcctctttgtacatcaagattatttagtaaattttatgTTACAAATAAGGGACAAGTGAATGCAAACCTAAAAAtagcatatgttttttatacgCCCACCAAAAATTTTGATGGgacatgttttgaaatatacaaatgtcCGTCGTCCCGTCTGACTACCCGGCGTCcacatgtcgcactgtaacTTGAGAAccacttatccaaatttcatgaaactaaaaacagttgtttcttatgatggtcaaaagatctgtatattttttagtgtaaataggatttaaactttttgagttactgGACTTTATAACTAAAACGGGGGTGTATTTTTCACATGTGGCACTGTATCTAAAAAACGATTTCTGATTATGGCTTTATACTTCACACACTTCCTATATTAATCCAAaaatctgtatactttttggtgataattcaaaattttattttacagttgttgagtcttttgtaaacaaaggtgttttttttcacatgttgcgctgtatctcagaaactatttattattattgcatAAAATTTCTAACACAAGATGAAAGGCATATCATgtgctcatggcgcagctgttaaTTAGGAGATGTGATAAGAAATgtttataaagattttttttgtgttgaacaGTGTGATgaattcaaaaaattatttacacATGGTTAATTTACAGTCAAGCAGTTCAATgtattatataaacatgataagaCTAGAGATAGATAACACTGTTCAAGaagtacaaaaataataaaaaaatatacaaatatacaaattaaagtaatccattgtagaaaacaaaaaaaatatcaggttAAATATGAATATTGATATTGCATTGAATAAAGGGAAAAAGAGAAACCAAAATtattaaatgcaaaaaatataatatttataaagagcAGTAGTATATGGAAAGGATTGTTTACATAAATCTCAAAATTGTAACCCCTCCTGTATTTTAACACTTAAAACAATTGCATTGTTTATTCTAACAGATATAAGATACAGTTAAGATAATTGACAAACAATTACTGATTTCCTACCAGATATTGTTACAGGAAACAACATCTCAGGAACACATGTATGATTCATCTGTAAATAATTAAAAGCAACACCTTCTCTTAGGTCATATACTGTTctgtaaaatttgacaaaaagataaGTCATTTGTTTACAGCCTTTTATAGGTATAACTTTTATTGTTGTAAACTGGACATTTGAGTTccataatatataaaatgtctCTTCTATAATATGTCTATTTCTCAGACATTTATAGGTCCTCTTTTTCTGGTTCCCCTTTGTATCTGCTCATCCTTTTTGATATTAAAGATAAATCAGTTCACTGGTATTGTAAATACAGCGCTGATCAGTAATATTTGGGTCGCTATTGCTGACAATTTATGTTTGAGTTGTCTTGGCAAAGCTCAGAGGTAATGTACTTTACTCagatatcttttataattttacagtGATATTTCATCACAAATTAATTTAGTATAATATAGTTAATGTTTTTGCAAACGAGAAGCataatataccagagggacagcaAACTCAAAAtcaaagtcaaaaataaactgacaacactggcaaggctaaaaaagaaaaagaccaacagTGATAGAATGTCctgttacatttatatttagtttcCTTTaattctgatatatatatataatattatgatGTTCTTAACATTCATTTTCCAAGAAAATTATcagtaattttatttattttttgtaacagGAGAGAGATAATACAACACATTCTGAGACTAAGACTGAAACACGAAGCAATAGACCTAAAAAACTTAGAACAAAAGGGTAAGAATGCTATGTggatgtatttttaaattgccTTATTGCCAAATTTGAATTTAGTtgattttcaactttaaatattgtcagcaattctataaatatatttcttttatgacATTTGAGAACACAcccattaaattaaaaaaataaaatatgaataaatcatTTGTCATGTGCAATGTCATGATTTATTTGGGTTGTTATAATCATACTCCCACATGGTAtgatttttatgaatgagttaCCCGTGATCAATCAGTGGAAATGATATCAATaaacaatgatataaaaatataagcaTTCTATGGTTAAATACTAGAATGTCTCAGATCCGAAAGTCGTCAAAACAAGGAAACATAAACAACCAATGATAagaatttgttgaaataagatGAGagtatcatttaattttgtccaaatttgtttaaatatagtATTGTATTTTTTCAGGCAGGTCACTAATTATGTCTTATTTGTCAATAAAGATAGTTTGTTTAATTAAAGGAACAGCAAatatttgccttcaactgcttTGCACTGTATTTTTAGTGATCATGTGGTCATTTATGTAACAAATTCTTTAAAATCCACATGTACACATAAAGTGCTatgtttaacaatttaattatttttcagggacaGGATTTGAACTTCGCCTGCCAAATACAAACAGACTGCAGCCACCAAAAGTAGATATGCCAAAGTGAAGACCAGAAACAACAgttatttaaatcatataatGCAATTTCAGATATGATTATTAGTGCCGTTTTGCATTTAAATGTTGtagatatttcattttgaattcatatttataacatatttccTTGTTTGGtttcaaggttttttttccaGTAGAAATTCAAGAAAAGTAGTCATTATATTAGTGTAATCAATGTGCAATATAGAATGGTTAACCAAAGCATTATAgtcataatattgtttatttcaaatatattcagTTGTAGAGTATAAcctgttttcattttatactaaatatgaactatattttagtttttgtcaTAGTAACAATTATCTTGTTTCTAAAggttaaaagtaaattttgaaaaacaaatggtATTCTATAAGTAAGATTTCTTTGAAATTAAAGTCTATATGAAAATAGATTACTGAGAAAGACCAATCTAGTCAAAGCATGTTtgatacatgttataaatgatATTCTTTCAGATCATTCCatctattttaattaatatcatCAATCATGCTACTAATAAGTTTAATGGTTCACTGCATTCACAATGACTGTcatactatggattcatttattttggtgGGCATCAATTggtgaaaacttgcatattcgttgatatttgatttaatgATTTTGCCAATCACTATATACAAAGCCTGttgaaattatgatatttttgttgaacatttaaatttgtggttcaagTGTACCAAGGAAAATTggtattaaacaaataataatgaatccacagtacctcTTTTATTAGGTTCCATGTCAGTCTGATTTAGGGGTGTTTTTGTCATTGAGATGAAGcataataattgtataaataactTTAGATCTGCTTGTCTGCCTTTTTATATTTGTGGATTCTTTTGAGTTTTTCCACTCTTACCATAAATGAAATAAGTTTATgagttttatttattcaattctGGTTTAATCATAATCAATTAATCaagttctttttaaatatttggtagTACATAACTGCTTTAATTATATATTGGTGATATTGATGTATCAAGTCGTTAGTTGATGACAGTGTTGTTCACAATATGTATAAAGATCAACAAGGAAACTTTGTTTTCACTCACttcaaatattatgtttttaaatgatagaTAAGAAAGTTACACAGATTTACTTTAccaattaaaaaagataaaaacacatttaatgtCAGAGATGGAAtaagtatatttatttatgaattgaaaCAGCTGAGATTTAAATTTTAgcatttatctatataaatgatttcaaactaacataaaaatttgaaatattaattacaCAAATAATTGTCTCCATTCTGAAATATCATGTGTTTGATTTAATTGTGTGAACATTTATCTTATATTCCAAcatagaatttaaaattaaaagtgtagatggaaaagaaaatgattccttagcaaaataaaaactagaaaaaaCAAGACGTATTTTCGCTTGacctttaaaataattatgaagaaagggagataacacagGAAGTCAACTGGAACTGACATGTTTAGAATATCTGTAAACATTCATGTTATAATTTTTCTCTCATACATAGACAAAACATTTCTTATCTATATGGAAAACATATTATGTTGACCAAATGAAATACACCTGGCCTTTTTGCAAGGTTAGTTATGCATTGAGTATGatttatatcatgaaatatacttattatttttcttttcaattcagtactttcttcttctttttttatttaaatccatgtttcattgtttttttcctttgtGAAGTTTTGGAAAAACTgaactaaatatttgaaaacacaCTTGACAATGTTAGacaattattatacatattttaaaatatttatgaaagttATATGGTATATATATGAAATGCGCTTTTTATACATTGATTTACTTATTAGATTTTCTAAGGgtatgaaatatctttttaagtTTACCTTTGGCCAAAGGTATATATAAGTTATTGTCATCACCTGGCAACAGTTTACCTATGTTGTCAGAAATCTTCACTATTCAATTGGTCAATGTCAACCATTAGAGAGGCCATTAACTGTCAAATTTAGATCATACTCCTTCAGTTTCATGAACATTTATTAATCATAGTTTGTGTGCAATACTTCAATAGGACATATCATGTACATTGGATAAATGgatgattattttgatttcttaCTTCATCAATTTGACCTGATCAGGTCTAgttaaaatgttaattacttaaccctttcctccatggatttttctctctcacataggattttttcaataaaaaaaatcatcaggttTAAAGTTATAATGCattgtgaaaaacaaatatttcatcaatgaaattcAAGTCAGATATTCTCTCTCATGaatatccttttcatattggatacaaacttTTTTAAGTCTGATGCAGACATTTTGAAGTCAAAgcgtttcaactgaggtactacacaggcgtcaaaaggcgtcattagaGAGTAAAGGGGTGGCGTCAAAAAGCGTCATTATGGAAGAAAGGGTTAACTTTATGTGTATCCTTATAGTATACAGGTCAAAAGTGATAAttcttaaaatattgaacatcTGTTAGTAAAAATGGGCATATTACTTTAGCTGTAGAAGAATGTGTTTTGGTTATGCAGATGTTTATGCCAGTAGTTATCACATGATTTGATAAAGTAAAATGGttgtgaaaatgttttttgCTCATTCTTCATGAAAATTTCAACTATCCCTTTACAGCATGTTAgaataatgtaattttatttaatgaagaaaaaTGTTTGGCAAGATATTTTTGCtggattttgaaaattgttataattCTTCTGTCATGCAGTCTCttgtaatacatattttaagtCAAGGTAATAGGTGAGAAATTGAGAATTATATGGTAGTTGCTAGTTTCATTTACATAGGTTACATTAGGTTGTGTGAGTTAACaatttgcatttaattttgattctgttttgttatttaaagtttatttcttgtttaaagtgttttctttatttttgttgttgatttgtGCTAAGTTTTGTTATTAATCTCACTAACACTCACTAATCagactttattatttttttacagatatatTTGTCAACATTTTTCGGAATTTCAATGATTACGTaaacatgttattataaaagAGGACAAACATGggtttacttttttgttttatccaaTAACATTTCTGAGCAGAgatcatgtttttcatttaatagttccctaatatgataaaatattaaaaaaaaattatttaaaattaagtggCAACACCTGAATGTTTTCTGTTATTGTTTCagtcaaaaacattttcaaaacaaaattttgctaAATATATtgtgaaatgaaaattttccaAGCAAAAACTTATAGGATTTCTTTTATGTTGTAGAGTCAAATATATAGTATCATGTAACCTTTTCATTTCCCCATGATTTTAATAGaaacaaatcattaaaaattgTAGCATTTTGCATT is a genomic window of Mytilus trossulus isolate FHL-02 chromosome 1, PNRI_Mtr1.1.1.hap1, whole genome shotgun sequence containing:
- the LOC134692532 gene encoding protein aveugle-like codes for the protein MEAEIDRTTKQEPKMHSKIKETSGTSGKKTNKTKTKPLYFWNSFDVNKWLKKYGGKYFELYGDLLLSQEITGRTLIRMNDIKLERLGITSADHRREIIQHILRLRLKHEAIDLKNLEQKGTGFELRLPNTNRLQPPKVDMPK